One genomic region from Spiroplasma endosymbiont of Polydrusus cervinus encodes:
- a CDS encoding fructose-specific PTS transporter subunit EIIC: MKIIDYFTETTTILKTSATDKTEVFATLAAALVNNETVTDQAALIKALENREKEGPTGVGDGLAIPHCSSSSVTKLAISIMTLEKAVDWQSLDNKPVDIIFMITVPAEGGEQHLNALAKLAGFLGKGEVVKQVRAAKNFADIITAFAEPINEHETVKTDGHYDIIGITACPTGIAHTYMAKEKMEEAAKTKGLTIKVETQGRSGNENVLTAKDIANAKAIILGIDKKIAGMDRLQGVSYLETSTKDVIYHGPSVIQDALNGKRLTVGKASKGGSEEVGELSLKNFKDVTKNLLGGVSRMLPFVVAGGIILGIGFLLDSGNSGGNFGVTRDVAAWFSGLGKVIFGMMVPILGAYVCYSIVGPQGLLPGMTTGLIANAPGMLYDASTKTGWANTWGRLFPDSISTFNSGFFGALIGGYLVAFVVYGCQKGFSRFHPSLRGVRDIVLIPILTALAAGVLMFGLNIPLGYLNWGLIEGLKAIADYNLNALIGIIIGLMMAADMGGPINKAAYVFGTLTIDATQTAYAGIRATNGGTVFMAVAMLAGMVPPLALAVCTRMFKKYWTKKDVEQGNTNYFLAVCFITEGAIPFAAADPKRTIPSIMAGSAITGVIMSGFGVTLVVPHGGIFVFPLLQIQDNGKNWFTIANHGASIGVAVLISVIALIIGSFVSALILGFWRMHDVKNNKITLAV; encoded by the coding sequence ATGAAAATAATTGATTATTTTACTGAAACGACAACCATCTTAAAAACTTCTGCGACAGATAAAACTGAAGTTTTTGCCACACTAGCAGCAGCATTAGTTAATAATGAAACAGTTACTGATCAAGCGGCATTAATTAAGGCTTTAGAAAATCGAGAAAAAGAAGGCCCAACGGGAGTTGGTGATGGTTTAGCAATTCCCCATTGTTCAAGTAGCAGTGTTACAAAACTAGCAATTTCGATTATGACATTAGAAAAAGCCGTTGATTGACAGAGTTTAGATAATAAACCAGTTGATATTATTTTTATGATTACAGTTCCAGCCGAAGGAGGCGAACAACATTTAAATGCCTTGGCAAAATTAGCTGGTTTTTTAGGGAAAGGTGAAGTTGTGAAGCAAGTTCGAGCAGCAAAAAATTTTGCTGATATTATTACTGCTTTTGCCGAACCAATTAATGAGCATGAGACAGTTAAGACTGATGGTCATTATGATATTATTGGGATTACAGCTTGTCCAACCGGAATTGCCCATACTTATATGGCTAAGGAAAAAATGGAAGAAGCTGCTAAAACAAAGGGCTTAACAATTAAAGTTGAAACCCAAGGGCGGAGTGGCAATGAAAATGTGTTAACAGCCAAGGATATCGCCAATGCGAAAGCAATTATTCTTGGAATTGATAAAAAAATTGCGGGAATGGATCGTTTGCAAGGAGTTTCTTATTTAGAAACAAGTACAAAAGATGTCATCTACCATGGCCCAAGTGTAATCCAAGACGCTTTAAACGGAAAACGTTTAACAGTTGGTAAAGCTAGCAAAGGTGGCAGTGAAGAAGTTGGAGAATTAAGTTTAAAAAACTTTAAAGATGTTACCAAAAACCTTCTTGGTGGAGTTTCACGAATGCTGCCATTTGTGGTTGCTGGGGGAATTATTTTAGGAATTGGATTCTTATTAGACTCTGGTAATTCTGGTGGTAACTTTGGGGTAACCCGTGATGTTGCTGCTTGATTTTCAGGATTAGGAAAAGTAATCTTTGGAATGATGGTCCCAATTTTAGGAGCCTATGTTTGTTACTCAATTGTTGGACCCCAAGGATTATTACCAGGGATGACAACAGGGTTAATTGCGAATGCGCCGGGAATGTTATATGATGCTTCAACCAAAACAGGATGAGCAAACACATGAGGGCGTTTATTCCCAGACTCAATTTCAACCTTTAACTCAGGGTTCTTTGGTGCCTTGATTGGTGGTTATCTGGTGGCCTTTGTTGTCTATGGATGTCAAAAAGGATTTTCCCGTTTCCATCCATCATTAAGAGGAGTACGAGATATTGTCTTAATTCCTATTTTAACAGCCTTAGCAGCCGGAGTCTTAATGTTTGGTTTAAATATTCCATTAGGATATTTAAACTGAGGTTTAATTGAAGGATTAAAAGCCATTGCTGATTATAATTTAAATGCTTTAATTGGAATTATTATTGGGTTAATGATGGCAGCCGATATGGGTGGGCCAATTAATAAAGCCGCCTATGTTTTTGGAACCTTAACGATTGATGCAACGCAAACAGCTTATGCAGGAATTCGTGCAACTAATGGGGGAACAGTCTTTATGGCTGTTGCGATGTTAGCTGGGATGGTGCCACCATTAGCTTTAGCCGTATGTACTAGAATGTTTAAAAAATATTGAACAAAAAAAGATGTTGAACAAGGTAATACAAACTATTTCTTAGCAGTCTGCTTTATTACAGAAGGGGCAATTCCATTTGCCGCTGCTGATCCAAAACGAACAATTCCTTCAATTATGGCCGGAAGTGCTATTACCGGAGTGATTATGAGTGGCTTTGGGGTAACCTTAGTAGTACCACATGGTGGAATCTTTGTCTTCCCATTATTACAAATTCAAGATAATGGTAAAAATTGATTTACGATTGCTAATCATGGCGCTTCAATTGGGGTTGCTGTCTTAATTTCAGTTATTGCCTTAATTATCGGAAGTTTTGTTAGTGCCTTAATTCTTGGTTTTTGAAGAATGCACGATGTTAAAAACAATAAAATTACTTTAGCAGTTTAA
- a CDS encoding formate/nitrite transporter family protein, with the protein MSDEIKKEEKIDNSDSYSNEDSFINIYKYALKKGSSPFYKTFLMGLAAGLFIGFGYIAAITATKGDWNNIPIGLKSLVFGLVFTVAITMIVFLGGEMFTSNLLALIVVIKKQLNIVRFISNLFIVLSGNFIGCLIMAGLTVWGGFLNHTPDSITDFYYNTVNLIDGKLEHAWWENFGSAILCNFLVAGSIYAAHTTKSSIAKFFMVNLIIMAFAISGFSHVVANSYLWFLQPFLKIFGTSGDWSEFGKFAYSVQLPTLIGNCLSGGIFLPFLYYFIYRKDVKEKLAL; encoded by the coding sequence ATGAGTGACGAAATTAAAAAAGAAGAGAAAATAGATAATTCCGATAGTTATAGTAATGAAGATAGTTTTATAAATATTTATAAGTATGCTTTAAAAAAGGGGAGCAGTCCATTTTATAAAACATTTTTAATGGGACTTGCAGCGGGATTATTTATTGGATTTGGTTATATTGCGGCGATTACTGCAACAAAAGGGGATTGAAATAATATTCCAATTGGACTAAAAAGTTTAGTATTTGGTCTTGTCTTTACTGTTGCAATTACAATGATTGTTTTTCTAGGGGGAGAAATGTTTACCTCAAATTTGTTAGCATTAATTGTTGTTATTAAAAAACAATTAAATATTGTTAGATTTATTAGTAATTTATTTATTGTCTTAAGTGGAAATTTCATTGGGTGTTTAATTATGGCAGGTTTAACAGTCTGAGGTGGTTTTTTAAATCATACACCTGATTCAATAACTGATTTTTATTATAATACAGTTAATTTAATTGATGGAAAGTTAGAACATGCATGATGAGAAAACTTTGGAAGTGCAATTTTATGTAACTTCTTAGTTGCAGGTTCAATTTATGCTGCACATACAACTAAATCATCAATTGCAAAATTCTTTATGGTAAATTTAATTATTATGGCTTTTGCAATTTCAGGTTTTTCACATGTTGTTGCTAATTCATATTTATGATTTTTACAACCATTTTTAAAAATTTTTGGAACAAGTGGTGATTGATCAGAATTTGGGAAATTTGCTTATAGTGTGCAATTACCAACTTTAATTGGTAATTGCTTAAGTGGTGGAATTTTCTTACCGTTCTTATATTACTTTATTTATCGGAAAGATGTAAAAGAAAAATTAGCGCTTTAA
- the pfkB gene encoding 1-phosphofructokinase, with product MIYTLTLNPAIDQVIQVPNFQLGEINKAVSEYEVIGGKGINVAVMLQYLGYPTTALGFLGHDNKEMFEHYLAKQGVVACFHEVAGKTRINMKIKSLEIKQETELNGIAFAISDNDIAAILTIIKTEVTKNDCLIMSGSLPQNCPFDLYQKISTYCYENQILFVVDATKDVLLSTLGAKPLLVKPNLDELNELFGTDYKFTQKAEIVDLGQKLQAQGAQNVLISSGKDGSILITPTDVYFGNAATGQLINSVGAGDSMVAGFVGTYLATKDYQKALLTGICAGSATAFSPGIAEPAVVESLKKQIKITVFKL from the coding sequence ATGATTTATACATTAACATTAAATCCCGCAATTGATCAAGTAATTCAAGTTCCTAATTTTCAGTTAGGAGAAATAAATAAAGCTGTTAGCGAATATGAGGTTATTGGGGGCAAAGGAATTAATGTTGCAGTGATGCTACAATATTTAGGATATCCAACTACTGCCTTAGGCTTTTTGGGTCACGATAATAAAGAAATGTTTGAACATTATTTAGCAAAGCAAGGTGTTGTTGCTTGTTTTCATGAGGTTGCGGGTAAAACGCGAATTAATATGAAAATTAAGAGTTTAGAAATAAAGCAAGAAACCGAATTAAACGGAATTGCTTTTGCAATTAGTGACAATGATATTGCCGCAATATTAACAATTATTAAAACAGAAGTAACAAAGAATGATTGTTTAATTATGTCTGGTTCGTTACCGCAAAATTGTCCATTTGATTTATATCAAAAGATTAGTACTTATTGTTATGAAAATCAAATTCTATTTGTTGTTGATGCAACAAAAGATGTATTATTATCAACTTTAGGGGCAAAACCGCTCTTAGTTAAACCAAATTTAGATGAATTAAATGAATTATTTGGAACCGATTATAAATTTACCCAAAAAGCTGAAATTGTTGATTTAGGTCAAAAACTACAAGCACAAGGGGCCCAAAATGTTTTAATTAGTAGTGGTAAAGATGGCAGCATCTTAATTACGCCAACAGATGTGTATTTTGGTAATGCAGCAACGGGTCAATTAATTAATTCAGTTGGAGCTGGTGATTCTATGGTTGCTGGTTTTGTTGGAACTTATTTAGCAACTAAGGATTATCAAAAAGCTTTGTTAACTGGAATTTGTGCTGGTTCAGCAACTGCTTTTAGTCCAGGAATTGCTGAACCAGCAGTAGTGGAAAGTTTAAAAAAACAAATTAAGATTACTGTTTTTAAATTGTAA
- the rpiB gene encoding ribose 5-phosphate isomerase B codes for MKIVIGNDHTGTEMKNAIVKYLTEQKHQIINLGTDSVTAVDYPDIGQAVGERVIQEQNSIGIVICGTGIGISIAANKVKGIRAALCNETVLAKLAREHNNVNVLALGARVIANQNAIWIVEMFLNTAFDSGHHNLRVDKLNKL; via the coding sequence ATGAAAATTGTAATTGGGAACGACCATACGGGAACTGAAATGAAAAACGCAATTGTTAAATATTTAACCGAACAAAAGCATCAAATTATTAACTTGGGAACAGATAGTGTTACGGCAGTTGACTATCCTGATATTGGTCAAGCTGTTGGGGAAAGAGTAATCCAAGAGCAAAATAGTATTGGAATTGTGATTTGTGGAACAGGCATTGGAATTTCAATTGCAGCAAATAAAGTAAAGGGGATTCGAGCAGCATTATGTAATGAAACAGTGTTAGCAAAATTAGCTCGCGAACACAATAATGTTAATGTTTTAGCATTGGGGGCTAGAGTTATTGCCAATCAAAATGCGATTTGAATTGTTGAAATGTTTTTAAATACTGCATTTGATTCTGGGCATCATAATCTTCGTGTTGATAAACTTAATAAACTTTAG